The proteins below come from a single Rosa rugosa chromosome 2, drRosRugo1.1, whole genome shotgun sequence genomic window:
- the LOC133728724 gene encoding uncharacterized protein LOC133728724 → MALGKVKELVSSNPVVIFRFSLPLHLLMCVYIYRIVDRFEPIWKFDNKILFRSNKLCPHCVCVKQLFVLKLGVQYKAIELDQEMSVYMLQTKLTKHVCGICKKWNQPDNGSWVRNL, encoded by the exons ATGGCTTTGGGCAAGGTGAAGGAGCTCGTCTCGTCCAATCCGGTAGTCATCTTCAGGTTCTCTCtacctcttcatcttcttatgtgtgtctatatatatagaattgtTGATCGTTTTGAACCAATTTGGAAATTTGACAATAAGATTTTGTTTCGCAGCAACAAGCTTTGTCCTCACTGTGTTTGCGTGAAGCAGCTCTTCGTTCTAAAATTGGGAGTCCAGTACAAGGCCATTGAATTGGACCAAGAGA TGTCTGTCTATATGCTTCAAACTAAG TTGACAAAACATGTTTGTGGCATATGCAAGAAGTGGAATCAGCCTGACAATGGAAGTTGGGTGAGAAACCTATAA
- the LOC133729083 gene encoding tetrahydroberberine oxidase-like yields MNMETFHVKLFSLLFILLNSVCSTTSTSNSESFVQCFSSHIQNCNSSNEIILTRTSSAYPSVLDFSIHNFRFLNNSTPKPEAIITPFDESQVQAAVICSKKSGIQIRIRSGGHDYEGLSYVSRAPFIIIDLFNLRSIDVDIKNESAWVKSGATLGELYYNIAQKSKVYGFPAGTCPTVGVGGHISGGGFGAMVRKYGLASDNVIDARIVDVNGRILDRKSMGEELFWAIRGGGGSSFGVILAWKLRLVPVPPTVTVCDVTKTKEQGATKLLLKWQNIADTLPEDLYLHSIIGSSNNTITIAFGSLFLGRVDKAVQVIQENFPELSLESSHCSEMSWIQSVLNSSGYTMHESLEILLNRRQLSYYYFFKAKSDFVTEPISEAGLEGLWHILLEANTSYMILTPYGGKMSEISDSETAFPHRKGNKYEIQYMVTWGDGKDTKKYVGFMRRLYAYMTPYVSKSPRAAYLNYRDLDLGRNSYGNTSYAQASIWGLKYFKNNFRRLVHVKTLVDPGNFFWNEQSIPVFSSGKK; encoded by the coding sequence ATGAATATGGAGACCTTTCATGTAAAGCTGTTTTCCCTACTTTTCATCCTTCTCAACTCAGTTTGTTCCACAACTTCAACATCAAATTCTGAAAGCTTTGTTCAATGCTTTTCCTCCCACATACAGAACTGTAACTCCAGTAATGAAATCATTCTCACCAGAACTAGTTCTGCTTATCCCTCAGTCTTAGATTTTTCCATACACAACTTCAGATTCTTGAACAATTCCACACCAAAACCAGAGGCCATCATTACTCCTTTTGATGAATCTCAGGTTCAAGCAGCTGTAATTTGCTCCAAGAAAAGTGGCATACAAATAAGAATCCGAAGCGGGGGGCATGATTACGAGGGCCTATCTTATGTATCCAGAGCTCCTTTCATCATCATTGATCTTTTCAATCTCCGTTCCATCGATGTTGATATAAAGAATGAGAGTGCTTGGGTCAAATCAGGCGCTACTCTCGGAGAGTTGTATTACAACATCGCACAGAAGAGTAAAGTCTATGGCTTTCCAGCAGGGACTTGTCCCACCGTCGGTGTTGGGGGACACATCAGTGGGGGTGGATTTGGAGCCATGGTCAGAAAATATGGTCTAGCATCCGACAATGTCATTGATGCTAGAATTGTAGATGTTAACGGCAGAATTCTAGACAGAAAGTCCATGGGAGAAGAGCTCTTTTGGGCtatcagaggaggaggaggatcaaGCTTTGGAGTCATTCTAGCATGGAAGCTTAGACTGGTTCCTGTTCCCCCAACTGTAACAGTTTGCGACGTTACAAAGACAAAAGAACAAGGTGCAACCAAACTTCTTTTGAAATGGCAAAACATTGCAGACACGCTTCCTGAAGACCTTTACCTACATTCAATTATAGGAAGTAGTAACAACACTATAACAATTGCATTCGGTTCCTTGTTTCTTGGGAGGGTCGACAAAGCTGTCCAGGTGATACAGGAAAACTTCCCAGAGTTGAGTTTAGAAAGCAGCCATTGCAGTGAGATGAGTTGGATTCAGTCTGTTTTGAACTCTTCTGGTTACACAATGCACGAATCCTTAGAGATTTTGCTGAACCGCCGGCAACTCAGCTACTACTACTTCTTCAAAGCAAAATCAGACTTTGTGACTGAACCCATCTCAGAAGCTGGCTTGGAAGGCTTATGGCACATATTGCTTGAAGCAAACACATCCTATATGATATTGACACCATATGGAGGAAAAATGAGTGAGATTTCCGATTCAGAAACTGCTTTCCCACATAGAAAAGGAAACAAATATGAAATCCAGTATATGGTTACTTGGGGTGATGGCAAGGACACCAAGAAGTATGTTGGATTTATGAGAAGGTTGTATGCATACATGACACCATATGTTTCAAAGTCTCCTAGAGCTGCCTATTTGAATTATAGGGATCTTGATTTGGGGAGGAACAGTTATGGCAATACAAGCTATGCACAAGCAAGCATTTGGGGTTTGAAGTACTTCAAGAACAACTTTAGGAGACTTGTTCATGTTAAGACCTTGGTTGATCCTGGCAACTTCTTTTGGAATGAGCAAAGCATCCCTGTGTTTTCGTCAGGAAAAAAGTAG